In Fluviispira sanaruensis, a genomic segment contains:
- a CDS encoding adenylate/guanylate cyclase domain-containing protein, producing MLSIRIRFLISMGLLVSISSIICLFFGGWLFLEQLKTSSMNTLSTGREVLGAVINYEFNKLKSDSKILSNLSDFIKTVEARQSQAVLKVAKKFQEQMVIDDFSSYDNDGNPIALADEKSKDNILNFFSLDKNKDIENSFKQALKGQSSIRFQVESEKVNFTSISPVISDKKSICGILTTSLHLDNKFTDRIKELSKADISIFANRKLIASSLDSQEEKNKVLDEFLRSKVNQSEKQKIWNIDTEFYLLTPFDSKYEGENIYALFSVSNKENIYIFEYIKQFIISFGVLTITVSIVLASLISSGITRGLKKLEKNAMALSAGDLNIKIDTRKNDEVGRLARSFDKMRNSIAQLIRNLKEINESYQRFVPSQFLEILNKQGILNVQLGDSKQVNMTILFSDIRDFTTISDKLSPQESFNFLNQYLKMIAPIIKEKGGFIDKYIGDAIMALFPTKASHALESAIEMCCCLEKLNLERQNQGKNPMQIGIGLNTGLVVIGIVGEEQRMDATVIGDSVNVASRIESLTKNQANKILLSHETYLDLTEKQKEIVKSIGKHNLKGKEEAVLLYEVQQKDILKNLS from the coding sequence GTGCTCTCCATACGCATTCGTTTTCTGATATCAATGGGTCTACTTGTAAGCATTTCTTCCATAATCTGCCTTTTTTTTGGTGGATGGCTTTTCCTTGAACAACTCAAAACTTCATCTATGAATACTTTAAGTACGGGGCGTGAAGTATTGGGAGCAGTTATAAATTATGAATTTAATAAGCTAAAAAGTGATTCTAAAATATTATCAAACCTGTCTGATTTTATAAAAACAGTGGAAGCGCGACAGAGCCAAGCTGTCTTAAAAGTTGCTAAAAAATTTCAAGAACAAATGGTGATCGATGATTTCTCTAGTTATGACAATGATGGGAATCCCATTGCTTTAGCAGATGAGAAAAGCAAAGATAATATCCTAAATTTTTTTTCCTTAGATAAAAACAAAGACATCGAAAATTCATTTAAACAAGCTTTAAAAGGTCAATCAAGTATTCGATTCCAAGTTGAAAGTGAAAAAGTAAATTTCACTTCAATTTCTCCTGTTATTTCTGATAAAAAATCAATATGTGGCATTCTAACAACCTCGCTCCATCTCGACAATAAATTTACAGATAGAATAAAAGAATTATCAAAAGCAGATATCAGTATATTTGCTAATAGAAAGCTAATTGCGAGTTCACTTGATAGTCAAGAGGAAAAAAATAAAGTACTTGACGAATTTTTGCGATCAAAAGTAAATCAATCTGAAAAACAGAAGATATGGAATATTGACACAGAATTTTATTTACTTACACCCTTTGATAGCAAATATGAAGGCGAGAACATTTATGCTCTATTTTCAGTTTCCAATAAAGAAAATATTTATATATTTGAATACATTAAGCAATTTATTATCTCATTTGGCGTTCTAACAATTACTGTCAGCATTGTTCTGGCAAGTTTAATCTCTTCTGGAATTACACGGGGACTAAAGAAACTAGAAAAAAATGCTATGGCTCTCTCAGCTGGTGATTTAAATATAAAAATTGACACCAGAAAAAATGATGAAGTGGGGAGACTGGCACGAAGTTTCGATAAAATGCGCAATTCAATAGCACAACTTATTCGTAATTTAAAAGAAATAAACGAATCCTATCAAAGATTTGTACCAAGTCAATTTCTTGAAATTTTAAATAAACAGGGTATTTTAAATGTGCAATTAGGAGATAGCAAACAAGTTAATATGACAATTCTCTTTTCTGACATTCGAGATTTCACTACAATTTCAGATAAGTTATCACCTCAAGAAAGCTTTAATTTTCTCAATCAATATTTAAAAATGATTGCTCCTATAATAAAAGAAAAAGGTGGTTTTATCGACAAATATATAGGTGATGCCATCATGGCTCTTTTTCCTACAAAAGCTTCCCATGCTTTAGAATCAGCTATCGAAATGTGTTGCTGTTTGGAAAAATTAAATCTTGAAAGACAAAATCAAGGAAAAAATCCGATGCAGATTGGAATTGGTTTAAACACAGGCTTGGTGGTGATTGGTATTGTCGGAGAAGAACAGAGAATGGATGCAACTGTTATTGGTGATTCTGTGAATGTAGCTTCGCGTATAGAAAGTCTTACAAAGAATCAGGCCAATAAAATTCTTTTGTCACATGAAACGTATTTAGATTTAACTGAAAAGCAAAAAGAGATCGTTAAAAGTATAGGTAAGCATAATTTAAAAGGAAAAGAAGAAGCAGTTCTCCTTTATGAAGTTCAACAGAAAGATATTTTAAAGAATTTAAGTTAA
- the hemH gene encoding ferrochelatase — translation MNLHKKIGVLVVNVGTPDTPEVPDVRKYLREFLSDPRVIDIPAIARFLLLNLIILPFRSKKSSHAYKMIWKSEGSPLLLHGKALAENVNQILGESYTVEFCMRYQSPSMDSAVKKLLDKNVDEIIVFPLFPQYSSAATGTVFEKIGKICNSMWNVPRLKYISYFYDDVRFIDSFYAVAKPQIDQFKADYVLFSYHGLPERHVRKSDISPKQEHCLEKKNCCASIQAENKYCYRAQSYATTRSLAKLLKLTDENHMTSFQSRLGRDPWIKPYTDLVLPEIAAKGFKRIAVICPAFVADCLETLEEIQMRAREQWLALGGEDLTLVTSLNSHLKWCETVADLIREN, via the coding sequence ATGAATTTACACAAGAAAATTGGCGTCTTAGTTGTTAATGTGGGTACACCTGACACCCCCGAAGTTCCTGATGTGAGAAAGTATTTAAGAGAATTTCTTTCCGATCCAAGAGTGATAGATATTCCTGCCATTGCTCGATTTTTATTATTAAATTTAATTATTTTGCCATTTCGCAGCAAAAAATCTTCTCATGCCTATAAGATGATATGGAAAAGTGAAGGATCTCCATTGCTTTTGCATGGAAAAGCCCTCGCTGAAAATGTGAATCAAATATTAGGTGAATCATATACAGTCGAGTTTTGTATGAGATATCAAAGCCCATCAATGGATTCTGCAGTTAAAAAGCTATTGGATAAGAACGTCGACGAAATTATAGTTTTTCCCTTATTTCCTCAATATTCATCTGCCGCAACAGGAACTGTTTTTGAAAAAATCGGAAAAATCTGTAATTCAATGTGGAATGTTCCTCGTTTAAAGTATATTTCTTATTTTTACGATGACGTTAGGTTTATTGATAGTTTTTATGCAGTTGCAAAACCACAAATAGATCAATTTAAAGCAGATTATGTCTTGTTTAGTTATCATGGATTGCCTGAGCGGCATGTAAGAAAATCAGACATATCTCCTAAGCAAGAGCATTGTTTAGAAAAGAAAAATTGTTGCGCATCAATTCAAGCGGAAAATAAATACTGTTATCGTGCGCAAAGTTATGCTACAACCCGTTCACTTGCTAAGTTATTAAAGTTAACAGATGAAAATCATATGACGAGTTTTCAATCTCGTTTAGGGCGCGATCCTTGGATTAAGCCTTACACAGACCTTGTTCTCCCGGAAATTGCTGCTAAGGGTTTTAAACGAATCGCAGTTATCTGTCCTGCATTTGTAGCTGACTGTTTAGAAACACTCGAAGAAATTCAAATGCGCGCGCGCGAACAGTGGCTTGCTCTTGGTGGTGAGGACTTAACATTAGTCACGTCGCTAAATTCTCATTTAAAGTGGTGCGAAACTGTCGCAGATCTTATAAGGGAAAATTAA
- the uvrB gene encoding excinuclease ABC subunit UvrB, whose amino-acid sequence MSNEKFETKWPLEPMGDQPQAIQKLVSGIQNGIAEQVLLGVTGSGKTFTVANVIAQTQKPTLVIAHNKTLAAQLFQEFKELFPKSAVEYFVSYYDYYQPEAYVPSTDTFIDKTATINEDIDKMRHSATRALFERRDVIIVSSVSCIYGLGEPESYLNARILLEKGMNLSRDDFIRHLLAIQFNRNDISLERGKFRVRGDIVEIVPTYEKEKAIRIQFWGEEIEKISFIDALRGTVIENINKVGIYPATHYVLEQEKIENIIAEITKDLLERLNLFKENGKFLEAQRIEQRTLHDIEMFREIGYCQGVENYSRYLDGRKEGEPPSTLLDYFPKDYLLVIDESHVTVPQIGGMYRGDRARKETLVNYGFRLPSALDNRPLNFEEFTARMGQTIYVSATPAKYELEKSGNEVVEQVIRPTGLIDPIIVVKPAQGQIDNLLMEIQQTVSRKFRVLVTTLTKKMAEEITHYLSEFKIKVKYLHSEIHSIERVEILRDLRLGVFDVLVGINLLREGLDLPEVELVAILDADKEGFLRSRTSLIQTVGRAARNANGRVILYADKETESIKFCLAETERRRKIQLQYNEENDITPQTILKKIPENLRKLYNLDYGDEYQEKLLQAVSHLEDLNILHSPKKLDKHIQKLIKEMQKASQKMEFEFAAELRDKINILKEQLLILSGDLNGTQ is encoded by the coding sequence ATGAGCAACGAGAAATTTGAAACAAAATGGCCTCTTGAGCCAATGGGTGATCAACCACAAGCAATACAAAAATTGGTCAGTGGTATTCAGAATGGAATTGCTGAGCAAGTTTTGCTTGGTGTGACAGGCTCCGGCAAAACATTTACCGTTGCCAATGTTATCGCTCAGACGCAAAAACCAACTCTCGTCATAGCGCACAATAAAACCCTCGCAGCCCAGCTTTTTCAAGAATTTAAAGAACTCTTTCCAAAGAGTGCTGTCGAATATTTTGTGAGTTATTATGATTATTATCAACCAGAGGCTTATGTTCCAAGTACAGATACCTTTATAGATAAAACAGCAACGATTAACGAAGATATCGATAAAATGAGGCACAGTGCCACCCGCGCATTATTTGAGCGACGAGATGTTATTATTGTAAGCTCTGTCAGCTGTATATATGGTTTAGGAGAGCCTGAGTCATATTTAAATGCCCGCATTTTACTTGAGAAAGGAATGAATTTATCGCGAGACGATTTTATTCGACATTTGCTTGCAATTCAATTCAATCGCAATGATATTTCCTTAGAACGCGGAAAATTTAGAGTGCGTGGTGATATTGTTGAGATTGTTCCTACGTATGAAAAAGAAAAAGCAATACGTATACAATTCTGGGGCGAGGAAATCGAGAAAATATCTTTTATTGATGCATTGCGCGGAACAGTAATAGAAAATATAAATAAAGTAGGAATTTATCCTGCAACCCATTATGTTCTTGAACAGGAAAAAATTGAAAACATTATTGCAGAAATTACTAAAGATCTCCTAGAGCGGTTAAATCTTTTTAAAGAAAATGGAAAGTTTTTAGAAGCGCAAAGAATTGAGCAGAGAACATTACACGATATCGAAATGTTTCGTGAAATAGGATATTGTCAAGGAGTAGAAAATTATTCCCGTTACCTTGATGGACGGAAAGAAGGAGAACCACCTTCGACTTTGCTGGATTATTTTCCAAAAGATTATCTTTTAGTCATCGATGAAAGTCATGTTACAGTTCCTCAAATTGGTGGAATGTATCGAGGTGACCGCGCACGTAAAGAAACTTTGGTGAATTATGGATTTCGTTTGCCATCTGCATTAGACAATCGACCTCTCAATTTTGAAGAATTTACTGCTAGAATGGGGCAGACGATTTATGTCTCTGCGACACCGGCTAAATATGAATTGGAAAAATCGGGTAATGAAGTCGTGGAACAAGTTATTCGTCCTACAGGACTTATCGATCCTATTATTGTTGTAAAACCAGCACAAGGGCAGATTGATAATCTATTAATGGAAATTCAGCAAACAGTCTCTAGAAAATTTCGGGTGCTTGTTACGACTTTAACAAAAAAAATGGCAGAAGAAATTACCCATTATTTGTCTGAATTTAAAATTAAAGTTAAATATTTACATTCAGAAATTCACAGTATTGAGCGTGTAGAAATTTTACGCGATTTACGCTTAGGAGTATTTGATGTTCTGGTTGGAATCAATTTATTACGTGAGGGGCTAGACCTTCCTGAAGTGGAATTGGTTGCAATCCTCGATGCCGATAAAGAAGGTTTTTTAAGAAGTAGAACAAGCCTAATCCAAACAGTAGGAAGGGCAGCAAGAAATGCAAATGGTAGAGTAATTTTATACGCAGATAAAGAAACTGAGAGTATAAAATTTTGTTTAGCAGAGACTGAAAGAAGAAGAAAAATTCAGCTGCAATATAATGAAGAAAACGATATTACACCGCAAACAATTCTTAAAAAAATTCCAGAAAATTTACGGAAGCTTTATAATTTAGATTACGGTGATGAATATCAAGAAAAACTACTACAAGCAGTTTCTCATTTAGAAGATCTCAACATTTTACACAGTCCCAAAAAACTTGATAAGCATATTCAAAAACTGATTAAAGAAATGCAAAAAGCTTCGCAAAAAATGGAATTTGAATTTGCTGCAGAATTAAGGGATAAAATAAATATATTAAAAGAGCAGTTATTAATTCTTTCAGGTGATTTAAATGGAACTCAGTGA
- the truA gene encoding tRNA pseudouridine(38-40) synthase TruA, translating to MELSEYRNLKLILSWNGEKFNGYQYQPHAFTVQEAITNAWNVFSGETVSLCGCSRLDAGVHAQYYVLNFHTKTAADSERIVRGMNGILHSHLALDICVSSAEFVKSDFHARFHAAGKHYRYLIWYGFSEHAFLTKRAWHVRSKISPESVCEILKQFEGEHDFAAFRSSDCSAKTTVRKILAVDAWIHPIHKEMIIVDIWGEGFLKNMIRNMVGTAVEMATGKRSLSTITESFVHRDRTKTGMCAPAWPLTLMHVYYDKEKILISSKNKAQKQVPC from the coding sequence ATGGAACTCAGTGAATATAGAAATTTAAAACTCATTCTTTCTTGGAATGGTGAAAAATTTAATGGTTATCAATATCAGCCGCATGCATTTACTGTGCAAGAAGCTATTACGAATGCGTGGAATGTTTTCAGTGGTGAAACAGTGTCTTTATGTGGGTGTAGTCGGCTCGATGCTGGAGTGCATGCACAGTATTATGTCTTAAACTTTCATACAAAAACAGCAGCAGATTCTGAACGGATTGTTCGAGGAATGAACGGTATATTACATTCGCATTTAGCGCTTGATATATGTGTTTCATCAGCTGAGTTTGTCAAATCAGATTTCCATGCTCGCTTTCATGCCGCAGGTAAACATTACCGTTACCTTATTTGGTATGGTTTTTCAGAACACGCATTTTTAACAAAGAGAGCTTGGCATGTGCGCAGCAAAATCTCACCAGAAAGCGTTTGTGAAATATTAAAACAGTTTGAAGGGGAGCATGATTTTGCTGCTTTTCGTTCGTCTGATTGCTCTGCTAAGACAACTGTGCGGAAAATTTTAGCTGTCGATGCTTGGATTCATCCTATCCACAAAGAAATGATCATTGTCGATATCTGGGGGGAAGGCTTCTTAAAAAATATGATTCGCAATATGGTTGGAACTGCTGTGGAAATGGCAACGGGAAAAAGATCTTTAAGCACCATAACGGAATCTTTTGTCCACAGAGATCGAACAAAAACAGGAATGTGCGCACCCGCTTGGCCTTTGACATTAATGCACGTTTATTATGACAAAGAAAAAATCTTAATATCCTCGAAAAATAAAGCACAAAAGCAAGTTCCTTGTTGA
- a CDS encoding response regulator — protein sequence MDTPKNEVNGRILVVDDEDGLASAIEDLLSESFDWVETANNGQDALDKHKTEPFNVILSDLRMPVLDGLDFLRQLRSFDLETPFIILTAYGDQEATITALKLGAFDFLNKPFAPHVLVNRIQDALNYSLAIKQAKKDIQNFSETVQMEQYISPRVKHAAQKLLAMQNIRVVFSNANISTNSNTKKINK from the coding sequence ATGGACACACCTAAAAATGAAGTCAATGGTCGTATTTTGGTTGTGGACGATGAAGATGGCCTAGCCAGTGCCATTGAGGATCTTCTGAGTGAATCTTTTGATTGGGTTGAAACGGCCAATAATGGGCAAGATGCATTGGATAAACATAAAACAGAACCTTTTAATGTCATTCTATCCGATCTACGAATGCCTGTTTTAGATGGTCTAGACTTTTTGCGTCAATTGCGTAGTTTCGATCTAGAGACTCCCTTTATTATATTGACTGCTTATGGTGATCAAGAAGCCACTATCACAGCTCTTAAGCTCGGTGCGTTTGATTTTTTAAACAAACCTTTTGCTCCTCATGTTTTAGTCAATCGGATACAAGATGCATTAAATTATTCTCTAGCTATAAAACAAGCCAAAAAAGATATTCAAAATTTTTCCGAAACGGTGCAAATGGAGCAATATATTTCTCCACGCGTTAAGCATGCAGCACAAAAGTTACTTGCTATGCAAAATATTAGAGTCGTTTTTTCAAATGCAAATATAAGTACAAATTCAAATACTAAAAAAATCAATAAGTAA
- a CDS encoding chemotaxis protein CheA, giving the protein MSNIIKTEEEFLTELKKSFLVECDFMLEECEEAFMNLESAGSKQEELNRIFRLVHSMKGSSGSIGFLHFSHFAHSAEELLCILRVKEELCSTEIISLLLEINDRLKNYVATLKQDLSAEPHCVDLVERINKFVSINHLPEQSESLKNLEKDKSGSQNEGFYVFEENAPKNYAPNIIDNNDEELLFKSMPKEEIYSESLNIKSKCSEGETDFEQKNITTENVNFEIKNNNLMKVTSEKEQGQNKSAIVKLSADRIDSVLDLVGELVVVKSQLICNEILTVNQDQHLSSLLVLLDKIVRELQEKALSMRMTSIRPLFLKVNRAVRDLSLKLNKPVEFTMSGEETEIDRAVFESLGDPLMHLCRNALDHGIEAKEERQVKGKNEIGKINLAAGYQSGRVFIDIEDDGGGIIRDKVIRRALLKGLLPNNDSHMHMNDAQVYDLLFAPGFSTAEVVSEISGRGVGLDVVKSHLEQVKGNIEITSRPGEGTRFRLWIPLTTAIADAMKVRVNNDVYALPMENICELLQPDFHAITRLSNKNEVIQVRGNFLPLIRLRKWVKNEINSIETEAIEGTQTVVVVEERGTQVALLVDEVLGQSQIVIKGLGDVFKHVKGIGGGAILGDGKVGLILDLEGLISSAHKDKSHNISIEKNLNPQKLSEAN; this is encoded by the coding sequence ATGTCAAATATTATAAAAACTGAAGAAGAATTTCTCACTGAATTAAAAAAATCATTTCTTGTAGAATGTGACTTTATGTTAGAAGAATGCGAAGAAGCTTTTATGAATCTTGAATCAGCGGGAAGTAAACAAGAAGAGCTTAATCGGATTTTCCGTTTAGTACATTCTATGAAGGGGTCTTCAGGATCTATCGGATTTTTGCATTTTAGTCATTTTGCTCATTCTGCAGAAGAATTACTTTGTATATTAAGAGTGAAGGAAGAGCTTTGTTCTACGGAAATAATTTCACTTCTTTTAGAAATAAATGATAGATTGAAAAATTATGTTGCTACTTTAAAGCAAGATTTATCTGCTGAACCACACTGTGTTGACTTGGTTGAGCGTATAAATAAATTTGTCAGCATAAATCATTTACCAGAGCAAAGTGAATCGCTTAAAAATCTTGAAAAAGATAAATCTGGTAGTCAAAATGAAGGTTTTTATGTTTTTGAAGAAAATGCACCAAAAAATTATGCTCCTAATATAATAGATAATAATGATGAAGAATTGCTTTTTAAATCAATGCCAAAAGAAGAAATTTATTCGGAAAGTTTAAATATTAAATCTAAGTGCTCAGAAGGGGAAACAGACTTTGAGCAAAAAAATATAACCACTGAAAATGTAAATTTTGAAATAAAAAATAATAATTTAATGAAAGTAACTAGTGAAAAGGAACAGGGGCAAAATAAATCCGCTATTGTTAAGTTGAGTGCGGATAGAATTGATTCTGTTTTAGATTTAGTGGGAGAGTTGGTTGTCGTTAAAAGCCAATTGATATGCAATGAAATTTTAACAGTTAATCAGGATCAGCATTTGAGTTCGCTTCTTGTTTTACTCGATAAAATAGTGCGTGAACTGCAAGAAAAAGCTCTTTCCATGCGAATGACTTCGATCAGACCTTTATTTCTAAAAGTAAATAGAGCTGTGCGTGATCTGTCACTTAAACTGAATAAACCTGTTGAATTCACTATGTCAGGTGAAGAAACGGAAATCGATCGTGCCGTTTTTGAATCATTAGGCGATCCTCTTATGCATTTGTGCCGTAATGCACTCGATCATGGAATAGAAGCTAAAGAAGAGAGACAAGTTAAAGGAAAGAATGAAATTGGGAAAATCAATTTGGCTGCGGGTTACCAATCTGGTCGAGTTTTTATTGATATAGAAGATGATGGAGGCGGTATTATTCGCGATAAGGTTATAAGAAGAGCTTTATTAAAAGGTCTTTTACCGAATAATGACAGTCATATGCATATGAACGATGCACAAGTCTATGATTTATTATTTGCTCCAGGTTTTTCGACAGCTGAAGTAGTCAGTGAGATTTCGGGACGTGGTGTCGGGCTTGATGTGGTGAAATCACATCTTGAGCAGGTAAAAGGAAATATTGAAATCACGAGCCGTCCGGGTGAGGGCACTCGTTTCCGTTTGTGGATTCCATTAACCACCGCAATAGCTGATGCAATGAAAGTCCGAGTCAATAATGATGTCTATGCCCTTCCCATGGAGAATATTTGCGAGCTTCTCCAGCCAGATTTTCACGCTATCACACGCTTAAGTAATAAAAATGAAGTGATTCAAGTGCGTGGAAATTTTCTTCCACTCATCCGACTGAGAAAATGGGTAAAAAATGAAATAAATTCAATCGAAACAGAGGCAATTGAAGGAACGCAAACAGTGGTTGTAGTCGAAGAAAGAGGCACACAAGTGGCTTTGTTGGTAGATGAAGTGTTAGGGCAAAGTCAAATTGTGATCAAAGGTTTAGGCGATGTTTTTAAACATGTGAAAGGCATTGGCGGGGGAGCTATCTTAGGCGATGGAAAAGTGGGTTTGATACTTGATTTAGAGGGCCTAATTTCGAGTGCACATAAAGATAAAAGTCATAATATTTCTATTGAGAAAAATTTAAATCCACAAAAATTGTCTGAAGCAAATTGA
- a CDS encoding CheR family methyltransferase: protein MKDFDEETLHKHIPNAALNIENSIEENIFNKIAHFLKDHSGINLPFSDKNQTLLASRTARILKKFHLKNYKELYAKLVECEQTIINEFILAMTTNMTSFFREKHHFDLMPNLLHEILEKKKKLCQYDIRVWCSASSTGEEPYTIAMILDENIPKNEGWQLHFLSTDIDRNVLNKASIGIYGEKEMEQVPAQYIDRYFEKGKGQYIGSYRVIKEIREKINFALFNLIEEYYPFQHKFDIIFCRNVLIYFEKEQVAKTIKQFENCLNYDGYLLLGHSESILNGPDSLKSIAPSVYQKCKITEGIG from the coding sequence ATGAAAGATTTTGATGAAGAAACTTTGCATAAGCATATCCCAAATGCTGCTTTAAATATAGAAAATAGTATCGAAGAAAATATTTTCAACAAAATTGCGCATTTTTTAAAAGATCATTCAGGAATAAACTTACCTTTTAGCGATAAAAATCAAACCTTACTTGCGAGTCGCACCGCGCGCATACTAAAAAAGTTCCATTTAAAAAATTATAAAGAATTGTATGCGAAACTGGTTGAATGTGAGCAGACTATTATTAATGAATTCATCTTAGCTATGACAACAAATATGACTAGTTTTTTTCGTGAAAAACATCATTTTGATTTGATGCCGAATTTACTTCACGAAATTTTAGAGAAGAAAAAAAAACTATGTCAATATGATATCAGAGTCTGGTGCTCAGCATCGAGTACGGGTGAAGAACCTTACACTATAGCTATGATCTTAGATGAAAATATTCCAAAAAATGAAGGTTGGCAGTTGCATTTTTTATCTACAGATATCGATAGAAATGTTTTAAACAAAGCAAGTATTGGAATTTATGGTGAAAAAGAAATGGAGCAAGTTCCTGCTCAATATATTGATCGGTATTTTGAAAAGGGTAAAGGCCAATATATAGGTTCTTACAGAGTGATTAAGGAAATCAGAGAAAAAATAAATTTTGCTTTGTTTAATTTGATTGAAGAATATTATCCCTTTCAACATAAATTCGATATTATTTTCTGTCGCAATGTTTTGATCTATTTTGAAAAAGAACAAGTTGCAAAGACGATTAAACAATTTGAAAATTGTTTAAATTATGATGGATATTTATTATTAGGACATTCGGAATCTATATTAAATGGTCCGGATTCTCTAAAATCTATAGCACCATCTGTTTATCAAAAATGCAAAATTACAGAAGGCATAGGATGA
- a CDS encoding chemotaxis protein CheD — MKSFFLYPGHAYVTNEPTTISTVLGSCVAVALFCPDKKIGGLNHFLLPRPLEENDSSLKYGCNAIHFLLNKLREELKGETCKIEAKFYGGGNIIGANIFKESVGELNIEMAFMELEKLKIPVIDFNVGGNLSRRIKFITNTFEVFHEFVG, encoded by the coding sequence ATGAAATCTTTTTTTTTGTACCCCGGACATGCTTATGTAACAAATGAACCCACAACGATTTCGACAGTTTTAGGCTCATGCGTTGCGGTGGCATTGTTTTGCCCAGATAAAAAAATAGGTGGATTAAATCATTTTTTATTGCCTAGACCCTTGGAGGAAAATGATTCAAGTTTAAAATATGGCTGCAATGCCATTCATTTTCTCTTAAATAAATTGCGGGAAGAATTAAAAGGTGAAACTTGTAAAATTGAAGCTAAATTCTATGGAGGGGGAAATATTATAGGAGCAAACATATTTAAAGAAAGTGTTGGTGAACTAAATATTGAAATGGCCTTTATGGAATTGGAAAAACTAAAAATTCCTGTGATAGACTTCAATGTAGGTGGAAATTTGAGTCGTAGAATTAAGTTTATAACAAACACTTTTGAAGTTTTTCATGAATTCGTTGGATAA
- a CDS encoding protein-glutamate methylesterase/protein-glutamine glutaminase yields the protein MQTERKIRVLIVDDSNIIRQLFAHMLSSDPGIEVVGFAPDPYVAREKLVELKPDVMTLDIQMPNMDGLTFLEKVMEHFPIPTIVISSYAKENSQTALRALSIGAVDIFAKPILDKKTPMESVSAELIAKVRAAAGANVSNIRSMNLSDPLKTNVKKAQPSKTTKNNKIILAIAASTGGTEALKHLLSHMPEDIPGTVIVQHMLKEFTKGFAETLNNICPFEVKEAESNDIVQPGRVLLAPGGFHMILARHGTQFCVRLKDGPLLHGVKPAADPLFSSVAQLVGKNAIGVVLTGMGYDGAQGLLEMKNAGSFNIVQDEKTSVVFGMPKEAIEIGASHIVLPLQKIAKSIMDVCTNRELKQNSSLPI from the coding sequence ATGCAAACTGAAAGAAAAATAAGGGTGCTTATCGTTGATGATTCTAATATTATTCGCCAACTTTTTGCTCACATGCTCTCCTCAGATCCTGGAATAGAAGTTGTTGGATTTGCCCCTGATCCTTATGTGGCTCGTGAAAAACTTGTTGAATTAAAACCTGATGTCATGACTCTTGATATCCAAATGCCAAACATGGATGGGCTCACATTTTTAGAAAAAGTGATGGAACATTTTCCTATTCCAACTATCGTTATAAGCAGTTATGCAAAAGAAAACTCACAAACAGCACTTAGAGCTTTATCGATTGGCGCCGTTGATATATTTGCGAAACCAATTCTAGATAAAAAGACACCGATGGAGTCGGTTAGCGCAGAATTGATAGCAAAAGTAAGAGCAGCAGCGGGCGCCAATGTATCGAACATTCGTTCAATGAATCTTTCAGACCCATTAAAAACAAATGTTAAAAAGGCTCAGCCTTCAAAAACAACAAAAAATAACAAAATTATTTTAGCGATTGCGGCATCGACTGGAGGAACAGAAGCTCTTAAGCACCTCTTATCGCATATGCCAGAAGATATTCCCGGAACAGTTATAGTACAGCATATGCTTAAAGAATTTACCAAAGGTTTTGCCGAAACTCTGAACAATATCTGTCCATTTGAAGTGAAAGAAGCAGAGTCCAATGACATCGTCCAACCAGGCCGTGTTTTGCTTGCTCCTGGAGGATTTCACATGATTTTGGCGCGGCATGGAACACAGTTTTGTGTGCGTCTAAAAGACGGACCTCTTCTCCATGGAGTTAAGCCTGCGGCCGATCCTCTTTTTTCTTCTGTCGCCCAATTAGTAGGGAAGAATGCAATTGGAGTTGTTTTAACTGGTATGGGTTATGATGGTGCCCAAGGGTTGTTAGAAATGAAAAACGCTGGGAGCTTTAACATAGTACAAGATGAAAAAACGAGTGTGGTCTTTGGCATGCCTAAAGAAGCAATAGAAATAGGAGCCTCACATATTGTTTTACCATTACAAAAAATTGCAAAAAGTATAATGGATGTATGTACAAATCGAGAGTTAAAGCAAAACAGCTCTCTGCCTATTTAA